The following are encoded together in the Arvicanthis niloticus isolate mArvNil1 chromosome 11, mArvNil1.pat.X, whole genome shotgun sequence genome:
- the Ddx1 gene encoding ATP-dependent RNA helicase DDX1 has product MAAFSEMGVMPEIAQAVEEMDWLLPTDIQAESIPLILGGGDVLMAAETGSGKTGAFSIPVIQIVYETLKDQQEGKKGKTTIKTGASVLNKWQMNPYDRGSAFAIGSDGLCCQSREVKEWHGCRATRGLLKGKHYYEVSCHDQGLCRVGWSTMQASLDLGTDKFGFGFGGTGKKSHNKQFDNYGEEFTMHDTIGCYLDIDKGHVKFSKNGKDLGLAFEIPAHIKNQALFPACVLKNAELKFNFGEEEFKFPPKDGFVALTKAPDSYIVKSQHTGNAQVSQTKFLPNAPKALIVEPSRELAEQTLNNVKQFKKYIDNPKLRELLIIGGVAARDQLSVLDNGVDIVVGTPGRLDDLVSTGKLNLSQVRFLVLDEADGLLSQGYSDFINRMHSQIPQITSDGKRLQVIVCSATLHSFDVKKLSEKIMHFPTWVDLKGEDSVPDTVHHVVVPVNPKTDKLWERLGKNHIRTDDVHAKDNTRPGANSPEMWSEAIKILKGEYAVRAIKEHKMDQAIIFCRTKIDCDNLEQYFMQQGGGPDKKGHQFSCVCLHGDRKPHERKQNLERFKKGDVRFLICTDVAARGIDIHGVPYVINVTLPDEKQNYVHRIGRVGRAERMGLAISLVATEKEKVWYHVCSNRGKGCYNTRLKEDGGCTIWYNEMQLLSEIEEHLNCTISQVEPDIKVPVDEFDGKVTYGQKRAAGGGNYKGHVDILAPTVQELAALEKEAQTSFLHLGYLPNQLFRTF; this is encoded by the exons ATGGCGGCCTTCTCCG aaatgGGTGTTATGCCCGAGATTGCACAAGCTGTGGAGGAGATGGATTGGCT TCTACCAACTGATATCCAGGCAGAATCTATCCCATTGATCCTAGGAGGAGGTGATGTACTTATG GCTGCAGAAACAGGAAGTGGAAAAACTGGT GCATTTAGTATTCCAGTTATCCAGATAGTGTATGAAACTCTGAAAGAccaacaagaaggaaagaaagggaaaacaaCTATTAAAACCGGTGCTTCGG TGCTCAACAAGTGGCAAATGAACCCATATGATAGAGGGTCTGCTTTTG CAATCGGGTCAGATGGTCTGTGTTGTCAGAGCAGAGAAGTGAAGGAGTGGCATGGATGCAGAGCGACCAGAGGACTGCTGAAAG GGAAACACTACTATGAGGTGTCCTGTCATGACCAAGGTCTATGCAGAGTTGGGTGGTCTACCATGCAGGCTTCCTTAGACCTAG GTACTGACAAGTTTGGATTTGGCTTCGGTGGAACAGGAAAGAAATCTCATAATAAACAATTTGATAATTATGGAGAG GAATTCACTATGCATGATACCATTGGATGTTACTTAGATATTGATAAAGGGCATGTGAAGTTCTCTAAGAATG gaaaGGATCTTGGTCTGGCATTTGAAATACCAGCACATATAAAAAACCAAGCCCTCTTCCCTGCCTGTGTTTTGAAG AATGCTGAATTGAAATTTAACTTTGGTGAAGAAGAATTTAAGTTTCCACCAAAAGATGGTTTTGTTGCTCTTACCAAGGCCCCAGATAGTTACATCGTCAAATCGCAGCACACAG GTAATGCACAGGTGTCACAAACAAAATTTCTCCCTAATGCTCCAAAAGCTCTCATTGTGGAACCTTCCAGAGAGTTAGCTGAACAAACCTTGAACAACGTCAAGCAGTTTAAGAAGTATATCGATAATCCTAAATTACG GGAGCTTCTCATAATTGGTGGTGTTGCAGCTCGGGATCAGCTCTCTGTTCTGGATAATGGG GTTGATATTGTCGTCGGTACTCCAGGAAGATTAGATGATTTGGTGTCAACTGGAAAGCTCAACCTGTCTCAAGTTAGATTCCTGGTCCTGGATGAAGCA GATGGGCTTCTCTCTCAAGGTTATTCTGACTTTATTAACAGAATGCACAGCCAGATTCCTCAGATTACTTCTGATGGGAAAAGACTTCAG GTGATTGTTTGCTCTGCTACTCTGCATTCTTTTGATGTAAAGAAACTATCTGAGAAGATAATGCATTTTCCCACGTGGGTCGATTTGAAAGGAGAAGATTCTGTTCCAGATACTGTGCATCATGTCGTTGTCCCTGTGAACCCCAAAACTGATAAGCTCTGGGAAAGGCTGGGGAAGAACCACATTCGA ACTGATGATGTACATGCAAAGGATAACACAAGACCTGGTGCTAACAGTCCAG AGATGTGGTCTGAAGCTATTAAAATACTGAAGGGGGAGTATGCTGTCCGAGCAATCAAGGAACACAAGATGGATCAAGCAATTATCTTCTGTAGAACTAAAATTGACTGTGATAACTTGGAGCAGTACTTTATGCAGCAAGGAGGAG GACCTGATAAAAAAGGACACCAATTCTCATGTGTATGTCTTCATGGTGACAGAAAGCCTCATGAGAGAAAGCAAAACTTGGAACGGTTTAAG AAAGGAGACGTAAGATTCTTGATTTGCACAGATGTAGCTGCTAGAGGAATTGATATCCATGGTGTTCCTTATG TTATAAATGTCACCCTGCCTGATGAAAAGCAGAATTATGTGCACCGGATTGGCAGAGTGGGACGGGCTGAAAG GATGGGCCTGGCTATTTCCCTGGtggcaacagagaaagaaaag GTTTGGTATCATGTATGCAGCAACCGTGGGAAGGGATGCTATAACACTAGACTCAAGGAAGATGGCGGCTGTACTATCTGGTACAATGAAATGCAG CTACTTTCCGAGATAGAAGAACACCTGAACTGTACCATTTCCCAGGTTGAGCCAGATATAAAGGTTCCAGTGGATGAGTTTGATGGGAAAGTTACATATGGTCAAAAGAGAGCTGCTGGCG GTGGAAACTATAAAGGCCATGTGGATATCCTGGCACCTACTGTTCAAGAGTTGGCTGCCCTTGAAAAGGAAGCACAGACATCTTTCCTACACCTTGGCTACCTTCCCAACCAGCTGTTCCGAACCTTCTGA